A window from Primulina huaijiensis isolate GDHJ02 chromosome 11, ASM1229523v2, whole genome shotgun sequence encodes these proteins:
- the LOC140987337 gene encoding mediator of RNA polymerase II transcription subunit 32 encodes MDSIVDSLSSAYQEFIAAAAAALEAKESSGGQKTPATDAALENFKQRWEMFRVYCDQAEEFVESVKQRIGSECLVDEATGFVASKPGQTVQSGLPPISAVRLEQMSKAVRWLVIELQQGSGTGGGSSHHNAAAPFDARFTEDATQ; translated from the coding sequence ATGGACAGCATTGTAGATTCTCTGAGTAGTGCATATCAGGAGTTTATTGCTGCAGCTGCGGCTGCTTTGGAGGCAAAAGAAAGTTCTGGTGGCCAAAAAACTCCAGCCACGGATGCTGCGCTCGAGAACTTTAAGCAGCGGTGGGAAATGTTCAGAGTTTATTGTGATCAAGCAGAAGAATTTGTAGAATCCGTGAAGCAAAGAATAGGGTCCGAGTGCCTTGTTGATGAGGCCACTGGATTTGTTGCTAGTAAACCAGGACAGACCGTTCAAAGTGGTCTTCCACCCATAAGTGCTGTACGGTTGGAACAAATGAGTAAAGCTGTTCGGTGGTTAGTGATTGAACTGCAACAAGGATCGGGAACTGGAGGTGGTTCATCACATCACAATGCGGCTGCTCCATTCGATGCTAGATTTACCGAAGATGCTACTCAATAG